A genomic segment from Gopherus evgoodei ecotype Sinaloan lineage unplaced genomic scaffold, rGopEvg1_v1.p scaffold_33_arrow_ctg1, whole genome shotgun sequence encodes:
- the LOC115641234 gene encoding olfactory receptor 12D2-like, whose amino-acid sequence MFDFLSLSASKRNEKSVIILPLFTIQLYLGTECTYGCRKKTLYHKMSDSNPMYCTCTRFCNIEGSGNLSCFHLLLLCPLPPAGMENQREVSEFIFLGLTNVRSLRYYLFTRFLLLSMASILGNGATVAVILAEPQLHTPMYFFLGNLSSLDIFFSTVTVPKMLAGFLSEHQIISFTSCLAQLHFFHFLGSSEAMLLAVMAYDRYVAICNPLCYTQVMSPQACLLLAGVTWATGFLYALMHTVMTSQLHFCGPNRIHHFFCDIKPLLSLACSSTCLNLSLLHTVTGIIGVSPFILTLLSYLYIISFLFLKVRSRESRRKSFSTCTSHLTVIALCYGTVIFTYTRPSSGSSKGEEMIITLVYGVLTPALNPLIYTLRNSDVKYTTRKFIIRKLFPERN is encoded by the coding sequence ATGTTTGATTTTCTATCTCTCTCAGcttcaaaaagaaatgaaaaatccgTAATTATTTTGCCTCTTTTTACTATACAATTATATCTAGGTACAGAATGCACCTATGGCTGCAGAAAGAAAACTCTCTACCACAAAATGTCTGACTCCAACCCAATGTATTGCACTTGTACCAGGTTCTGCAACATAGAGGGGAGTGGAAACTTAAGCTGCTTTCACCTCCTGCTGCtttgtcctcttcctcctgcaggGATGGAGAACCAGAGAGAGGTGAGCGAGTTCATTTTCCTGGGCCTCACCAATGTAAGGAGTCTTCGGTATTATCTCTTTACCCGCTTCCTGCTGCTCTCCATGGCCAGCATTTTGGGGAATGGAGCCACCGTGGCTGTAATACTGGCTGAGCCCcagcttcacacccccatgtatttcttcctgggaAATCTCTCCAGCCTAGACATCTTCTTCTCCACGGTCACTGTGCCCAAGATGTTGGCCGGCTTCCTCTCAGAGCACCAGATCATCTCCTTCACCAGCTGCCTGGCACAGCTCCATTTCTTCCATTTCCTGGGCAGCAGTGAGGCCATGCTGCTGGctgtcatggcctatgaccgctacgtggccatctgcaACCCACTGTGCTACACACAGGTCATGAGCCCACAGGCCTGCCTGCTTCTGGCAGGAGTCACCTGGGCCACTGGCTTCCTGTACGCCCTGATGCACACAGTCATGACCTCCCAGTTGCACTTCTGTGGCCCCAACCGTATCcaccacttcttctgtgacatcaagcccctgctgagcctggcctgcagcagcacctgcctCAACCTGAGCCTCCTCCACACCGTCACTGGGATTATTGGTGTGAGTCCATTCATCCTCACGCTTCTCTCCTACCTCTACATCATCTCTTTCCTCTTCCTGAAGGTCCGGTCACGGGAAAGCAGGAGAAAGTCCTTCTCCACTTGCACCTCGCACCTCACCGTGATAGCACTGTGCTATGGGACAGTGATCTTCACCTACACGCGTCCTTCTTCAGGAAGCTCCAAGGGCGAAGAGATGATCATCACCCTAGTGTACGgtgtcctcaccccagctctgaaTCCCCTCATCTACACCCTGCGGAACAGTGATGTGAAATACACCACCAGGAAATTCATCATTAGAAAACTCTTCCCTGAAAGGAACTAA